A single window of Leptolyngbya sp. 'hensonii' DNA harbors:
- the cofG gene encoding 7,8-didemethyl-8-hydroxy-5-deazariboflavin synthase subunit CofG, with product MNFSLLSKVTYSPAYTLVPTFECFNHCTYCNFRAAPGQSPWLTLAEAEARLKPLQSQGVIEILILSGEVHPASPRRQDWFQHIYRLCQLALDLGFLPHTNAGPLSFSELESLRTVNVSMGLMLEQITPMLLETVHRHAPSKVPELRVQQLEWAGQLKIPFTTGLLLGIGESEQDRCETLATIAQLHQRWGHIQEVILQPHSTGQKQSEAGTTFPFDQFLRTIALAREILPGDITLQVPPNLIPEPSGILACLQVGARDLGGIGPIDEVNPDYPHPLGQDLVHQLNQAGWQLVPRLPIYPQFDHWLDHYIYQSVKEWREKLT from the coding sequence ATGAATTTTTCCCTGTTGTCAAAAGTCACTTATAGCCCTGCCTATACCCTTGTACCGACCTTCGAATGCTTTAACCATTGTACTTATTGCAACTTTCGAGCTGCTCCAGGACAAAGCCCCTGGTTGACTCTGGCAGAGGCTGAAGCCAGACTGAAGCCCCTACAGTCTCAGGGCGTGATTGAAATTCTCATTCTCAGTGGCGAAGTCCATCCGGCCAGTCCCCGGCGACAGGACTGGTTTCAGCACATCTACAGGCTTTGTCAGCTCGCGCTTGATTTAGGGTTTCTCCCCCATACCAATGCGGGTCCTTTAAGCTTTTCTGAGCTGGAATCATTAAGAACTGTTAACGTCTCCATGGGGTTGATGCTGGAGCAGATCACACCGATGCTTCTAGAGACTGTTCATCGACACGCCCCTAGCAAGGTGCCGGAACTGAGAGTGCAGCAGTTAGAGTGGGCTGGCCAACTGAAAATTCCTTTTACCACGGGATTGTTGTTGGGGATTGGGGAGAGCGAACAGGATCGATGTGAAACCCTGGCCACGATCGCCCAGTTGCACCAACGTTGGGGGCATATTCAGGAGGTCATTCTGCAGCCCCACAGCACTGGACAGAAGCAATCGGAAGCAGGAACGACCTTCCCGTTTGATCAGTTCCTCCGCACCATTGCGCTGGCCCGAGAAATTTTACCGGGTGATATCACCTTACAGGTTCCCCCGAATCTCATCCCTGAGCCCTCCGGAATCCTGGCTTGCCTGCAGGTTGGCGCGAGGGATCTGGGCGGCATCGGCCCGATCGATGAAGTGAACCCTGACTATCCCCATCCCCTGGGTCAAGATTTGGTCCATCAACTCAATCAAGCCGGATGGCAGTTGGTTCCACGGCTACCTATTTACCCGCAATTTGATCATTGGTTAGATCATTACATCTACCAAAGCGTTAAGGAATGGCGTGAAAAACTGACATAA